taacccTAATCTAATGTGGTGATGATGTTAGTGGAGTCTCGTGCAACGGTGGAGGTGGAAGAGATGACTATGAAGGAGAGGAGGAGCACAATATGCTTTGTAGGACTAGGTTAAtggattttattaatttttttaataattaataatttttaattactttataattAAGTTAACAATTTTGctaatcacaattttttttattaatagtctATTAGAAGACCAAAATCTCCAATTTATAAACTTAAGGAGACGAaatgtaacaattaaaaatcaaaaggacCAAAATCATGAAGTTGAAAAACTTGagagatcaaaattataatttaacaaaaaaaatattaagtaataTACTAATTATCTCCTAAAATATACTCCACCAACAATTTAACAAAAACCTTTACATGACCATACTCTTAACCAGACGGATGTTATCGCATTGAAGCCATCAaccttttaataattatatcggACGGCTTAAATTTGGTACACACCGTGGATCACTTTGGAAACATAGGGTTGCACTGTGGAACAAAGTGAAACATGTGGGTACGCACCGTGCTTCTCTCTTTTGAGGTACCAACGTACTGCCAGACTTACAGTAATGTGAAGTAAGCACTAGTAGTCTAGTGTCTAATGGTCTCAACTAAAGAGTGTCAAAAAGTAAATAACATGTTTGGAATCGAGTATTAGTTTGTTATTTACTAATTTGCAGAAGTCATAAGTATCAACAGTCTCAACTTTATGACCAATATGTTTGGTAATCTATAGAGTAATATTTTTGAGATTTACATCAATGGGTCATGAGTAATCACATAAGTTAAACTAACACTACACCTTAACCTAATATCTTAAGGCTCAGGttatgagttttcttctcaattaTATAGTAGTCAACATTTTCATTCATATAAGATGTAaaacttcacctcacacttgtataGCATCACACTTTTATGCATTCTTGTGATTAGTGATTTTGTGGAGCAGGTAGAGAGGGATCTAAATTGTTTCATCTCAATGACTGGAGAAGCATCACAACcatataatattacaaaatacaTTTAAACATTCTTGTCTTCATAGAACTATTTGCTTATTTAACACTAGTTTggataaaagaaataaagttagaGAAGGAGCTCATAAAAGCACATTCAGTACTAATGTATGCTTAATAACTGATATATCCCACATTGGATGGTGAGGCCTTAACATTTTGTTGCCTCCATATGCTATCTTGCGTCTAACATTGTGATGGAAAGTTCATTAACTGAACAAAGTTGGTGATTTGTCAAGGATGAACTTGCTTCAGATGAAACATCTTTTTCAGCATAAAATCCAGGAGCGTTTGGCTTTGGCAATAATTTATCACCATTTAACATTAAAACCACTGATGACATGTCTGGCCTATCTTAGGGTATTTGTTGCACACATAATAGGCCTACTTGTATACATCTTATGACTTCAGAGGGCGTGCATTGCACTCCTAACACTTCATCCAATAGTTCCAGTGCCCTTTCTTCAGTCCCCAATGTCCACGCCTAAGATGGTGAGAATTGAGTTAGTAGGCTGGAAATGATTCAGTTTATACTAACTAGCAGCATAGTCAGGTCAGTATGCTTACATGTCCAAGAAGATTATTGTAGTGTTTTGAGTCTGCAAAGTCCCTGTTTCTTTTCCCACTAACAATCTCTAGTACAATCACACCATAACTAAAGACATCTGATTTCACTGAGAAATTCCCACGTGTAGCATACTCCGGAGGCATGTAaccactaaaaattattttttcaaagtaaaataattaaaacttgaCAGTACAATAACAAACAATCGTAATCAGATAGAAACTAGCTCACTATGTTCCAGCCACCCGATTTGTGTTTAATTTCCTCAACTTGATCTCCCAAGAATGATCGAGCCAATCCAAAGTCTGATATTTTTGGATCCAAATTTGCATCTAGTAAAATATTGCTAGTTTTTAGATCTCTGTGAATAATCCTCAGCCTAGAGTCTTGATGAAGATACAGAAGACCTCGAGCAATGCCGCTAATAATGTTGAAACACTTGTGCCAATCCAGaaatttccttttggtttcctctAGTAAAATACACACATTTAGCATAGCAATTGCAGTCTCCATAATTTCCTAAACTattaatagaaaatagaaagatTATAATAGATGTTTGAATCAACGAAAATGGTTCCAACCAAAAACAAAGTAGTCCAAGCTGTGGTTGGGCATGTACTCGTAAATCAAcagtttttcttctcctttaatGCAGCAACCAAGAAGCTTTACAAGATTACGGTGTTGTAATGTGGCAATCAATGCCACTTCATTTTTGAACTCATCCAACCCCTGTCCTGACTTCTTTGAAAGCCTTTTCACTTCTATCTCTTTCCCATCTATCATTGTGccctgaaaaaaaatattctccttGTAAGTCGGAGGGATTTTAAGGAAAATAAATGTTCTGGATATCAATTATCTTTATCACCTTGTATACCGGTCCAAAGCCACCTTGTCCAAGCTTGTTTTCAGTTGAAAAGTTTTCTGTAGCATTagctaaaattgaaaaatcaaaagatggcAAATCCATGTCTTCCATTCTTTGTATGTTTTTGCAATGCTTGTTGTAAAATTTTCTTGCAGCCCCTGATCAGGAAATCATGATTGGTTGGAAAATAGCAGTATGTAAACTTGGATTTTTTGTGTGCCTAATTTCCTGTATTAGATGCTACATTACATCATTTTACTTACCTGAATTTTTAGTTATCAATATGCATACACATGTGATGATTAATCCAGCAATGGTCACACCAACAATGATTTCTACTTTCCTTTTCTTGAAGTTTCCATGGTCAACATGATCTGAGAGAAACATAGCAAGATCAGTCAGCAACTTGAAAATAAACAGCTCTATTGATTGGGGCTGACAAAGTGAGTCTAGTTTCTTTAGCCTCTCTAAGGGATGAAGACAATATTGTATTtaacactacaagaaaaatgacctatACCTACGGacaaaaattatcactataaataaaaaatctgtaGGTAGATGTATGATAGACTTTGTCCTACAGACATTTCTTCCGTCAACTTTGAGGGGGCGTATAATGACGACTAATTGTCTGTCACTATAGGTTTTACCTACTATGTATaatgtgtaggtaaaagtcattaacttctacttacatcttctaactgtaggtaaaagtctttAATTTATACCTATAATCTTCAACTGTAGGTAAAaaccatataataataataataataaatcttcTAGCTATGCTCCGTGCTACTTACCCGTTCATATGTTTGGTATAGGACTTACGTACATTACTTTTGACAAAGCTTATAGAGTGGCTCATTTGTTAGACTCTAGCCTGTATTCATAAGACTTCAAACATAAAGCTAATTCAAACATAAAATTACCTCCAAAATGATTTAATTGCATAGATTCTTGATTTTATGTTTGAAAGAGATAACAACTTATAGCTTACCAAGACATAAACGAGAATGAGAGAGTGAAAGTCTAGAATCGACCCAAATAAGAATCTGCTACGTAAGCCCCAAGAATTGGCATTATCCACACAGATCCTGACCAGTTATTCACATTCCTCACTGATGAAACAATATCTTCATGAGGTTGGGTTGTAAGTTAATTCACTAAGTTCGAAGGCACTCCATAGAAGGCCATCCTTTCAAATGCTTCATAGCCTgtagaaatattaattatgttatgcCATATAACAAATCAAACTTGAGAGTTAGTATATCATATGACTCCACAGAAATATATAACCATTAACAACTATATATTCAGAAACAGTGTAAAGACTTATAATTTTGGAATAATATACTACTAAGTGGAGATCAAATATGCTGCTTGCATAACAATCTATATATCAGCATAATGCAATTAAGGGTCTACAAAttgtttctccttctttctacagataattaaaaaattaatcttcaaaGGTTGGAGATAGTTAAAATCAAACAGTGCAGATCttgtaagaaaaaagaaaagcttaAGCAGTGAGtaaatattaatcataatatatatgGCTAGAATATATAATCGATTAGTATATGTGCTCACCAACAAGAAAAGCGCAAGCCTTCCATTTGCCAGTTTTAGATGAAACTACAGGCTGGCCACGGAAATCAACAGTGCCATCTTGGGTGTAATCTGCTTTGGCTTCCATTTGAAGAGatatattacataaaataaaaaagaataagagcTATATAGTGATATATCAAGGAAAGCAATAAATTGAGAAAGAGATTGCTGCTAGAGAAAACATAGGTAGCGGCTATATATAATGCGAAAAAGCATACCTATTATCATATGTTAGATTAAGGTAAGTTCTGCTCTACACAGATGATCCACCATGACatctttaaatttatctttaaatttattaggaaaatattaaatatacactCATATTCTTTTCTGTCTCACTCCaactctcttttctttcttattttttctattatttttcattacatCATTTATCAAGTCGATTTCTTTCACTCATGCACCTTGTTAATTATTCAATTTGTTTCTGATTTTGTTCGTACTATATACTATTTTGAAGAAAGAATTTAATTGTTacgtataattataatttttaagatgatacttaatttatcatatgacaattcataattaattataatataaaaatcttttctcatcattgtatttttttatctgtaaaaTTCAAAGTTGGATTGCAAAAATTATACTATCATTAATGAGTATGTTTGTTTAAGCCCTTTCGGGAAGAAATACTAAAGAATTATAGCTAATTagctactaaaataaaaaaacacaaattataataaatctcTAACTTGATGTTAGAGATATAATAACTgcattcttttattaaaataaaaaagcacaTATTATGTACTCTTAAAACCCTTAAGCTTTTGAAAGATATCAGTTTTCTATCTTATAATGATATAAATTcagttttctattttataatgATATAAACTAAAATACCTGTTATTAACACTGTCTTCATGGTGAAGGCACAGCTCCATCATCAGGTTCTTCGTCATCTTGTACCATTACTGTTTGATCTACTATTCCTAAGTTGTGAAGCCATTCTTTTAACTTCACGAGACAGCGGTATTACATTAGCAATTAGGCTGAATCATATATATCAAATGTAATGAAGGAAACTAAACTAATGGAGATATGTATATTCACTTAATAATAACGGAATAACATGATAAAGAATCAGGTTTTGGAACCTAAGTTGAAGTGTGAAGACTATGGAAGCATATCAATAGTTGTTATTTGTTCTTAATAACAACATATCAATAAGACTATGGAAGCagacaaatatttttcaatgtctgaattaaaaaaatttccagAATGATATTCTTTTTCTACAAGTTTTACAACCCTTAAAGGCTGTAATCTAACAAAACTCTAGATCATATCTCTAGCAATTCATACATAAGAAAAGCTAAAACACAACATGATTTTTATTGAAGAAGATATATTAACCATTATTCCCTGGAGAGAAGCACTATCAATGCTACTCTTTCTAACACACTCTCTTTATTGGAGACTACAATATCATGAGCAAGGCTCAACAAGTAAGAAGTGAGACCATAAAGTTTTGTGATTTCCAATAAATTCCAACCAATTCCTTGATTGTGTTCAGATGAATGTATTGCTAGCATTTCTCATTCTCTAGAAGCCAATTAAAATTTGGGTTCATCAactggagaagaagaaaaaacaccaATTCAGATCATGgaaattttttgtctttatgcCATCCAATACTTTTGACTACTGATAAAAACAAGCAATGAGGTTGTAGTTCAAAAACATTCAGATCATGGAAATTTCATGATTTTACGTCTTATTTACAGAAGGACCAGCAGAAGTGGTCTTATGATCTCATATTCTTATCAAGTTGAAGTGTAAATTGTTGTACTATTATCCAAAGGTTTGACAAACATTACAGTCTCTAGAAAAATTAAAGAGCTTTCACAGTGCATTGAATATTATATCCATCTACATTGAGATGGAATGACTAATTCTAATACCAGTGTGCATCACATGTTAAGTAAAAACATCACAGTCTtgtaaataaaaacatgttaacTAAAATAGCCCCAACATTTTGAAAACAGAGCACTTGACTTACAGATGTCACTTTCTTGTATATTTGAGCAGCATTGGTGCATTCAATATATGGGTACTCAACGGTTACCAACTCTAGCAAGCACATGCCAAAAGCATAGATGTCAACAAACTCATTGTATTCCTCTTCATAAAGTTCTGGGGCCATGAACTCAGGGGTACCTAGGCTCATAATAAGAATTACAAACGCTTTCAGTAACAAGATTCCCATAGTACTCCACATAAGAAAAGGGTAATAAATGTAGTAATTTCAGGGGAAACGTAACCTATGACACTGTGAGCTGAATTGGCCTGTTGAAGGATAGCTTCCAATCCTAAATCACCAATTTTCACCTCCCCTTGATTACCATTAACAAAAATGTTATCACACTTAAGGTCTCGATGAATAACCAGCAGATTGTGACTGTGAAGATATAAAAGGCCTTCCAAAATCTGCCTGGACCATTTCTTCACAGCTCTCAAATCAACATGCTTATGTTTCTTCCGGTATCTAAATTTAGAGAAAGTCAAACTTAAACAGCAAAGCTCACAAAAGTTGCAAATAAGACCAAACAAGAAGCCAAAAGAGAAGAGACTTACTGACGCAATGTTCCTGAGGTGAAAATTTCAGTAATGAAGTTGATGTTCTCATTCTTGGTGTCAACCCATGAATtgtaaaacttaattatatttttatgcttCAAAGTCTTGAGCAAATGAACCTCTGAATAAAGTCGCTCCAAATCATCGAAGTTACGCAACAGGTTCGCCACCTTAACCTGATTCCAAGCCACTTCAATCCCTTCTAACTCATCAAACGCTCGATATCTACATTACCATTTCATAGTCAAGGGCGAACAAAAATCCCAAAAGGAATCCTGCTTCCATATCAATAGTGTGAAGACTATTAAGTGTgaacaaataacaaatatttgtcTGCTTCCATAgtcttattgaaaaatatttgtttgctTCCATAGTCTTAATAACaattagtcttattttttttaatggagaTATGTCTGCTTCACCTAAGTGGAAGTGTGAGGTTTTGGAACCTTCAGAATCCTCCATTCTAATCATAAGAACAAATcatttccttgaaaatcctccaTTTTAATCACAACAACAAATCAGTTCCTAcacaatcctccattctaattctaattataACAACTAATCATTTCCTACAAAATCTTCAACACTGTTAACTCTGATAACACGAAACTACTTCCTCCAAACCTGAATTtgccaaaataaataaacaaatagaaaCAGAGCGTTACGAAACCTGAAACATTGACTAGGAGCGGTCCAAGAGAGTATCCATGTAGCGGAAACCGAAGCATTTCCCTAGCGGTGAGCCACGAGCAGAGGCTTCCGCGAGTATACAGCCGCGATTTTCAGTATCCGGTATTCCCCCAGCGAATCTGCCTCCGTCGCGCTCAGCTTGAACAGGTACCCCGACTTTGCCGTGAACTCATCGTCGCCAGACTCCGCGGCAGCGCATCAGACGACGCGGCGGCTCCGACGAGGTTGAAATTGGAGATAACGGTTCGAAGTGAGAGAGGGGaaggagggagagagagaaagcaCGGGAAGGAGTAGCATTTTTGTTCTTCGGAGTGTTGATGTTCAGATTAGAATTCGCGTGGTTTTGAAGAGTGGAAGAAAATTTTGTATGCTCATTTGAAATTTGTTATGGTTGTAGTGTCCTCAATTAAGCAGCTTTGGGTTATTGGTGACCTCAAATATTTTGTAgcgagaaaataattattttaatatgttaaaaatagttattttaatatgagaaaaatagtgagaattattttaatatgagaaaaataatgagaataATATATGTTATTGAGTTTCCGGTAaactttcttaaaataattattttaatatatttattttatgggaTTTTACCTAcactattatttttaagtagaaattttttaaatttcatgtaCATCAATGGGGTGTAGGTATAAGTTTTATAGGATTTTACCAACACCAAGTAACcgtaaatatatgttttttgatATTTTACCAACACTAGGCATTTGTAAGTAAAAGttattttgagttttacctacaccaaATATTAGtaagtataaatttttaaattttacctatGGCAAACAATTATaggtataagtattttttgacttttaccTGCGGTAACTTATGTATGTAGGCAAAAACTTCTGTAGGCatatgtcatttttcttgtaatttgaaaagtgaattccatataataaataacatgcaATGCTAATAGCTTTATATGCAGTTCTAAGCAAATTCTTGCAACACACGGATCTTCGTTTCAATTATTGCCTGAAGTTAAGCATTCATTTCTAGGCACATAAATCATAATACAATGTTTGTTTAACTCACCTTCGAATGTTCTTATGGCCTTACCCTACTACACCCGTTTCtcttagaattatacaataatcaaCAAAAATTCAAACCATAAAACAAAGCGAAGAAGCCAAAggcaaaaatgaaaatgaaaataaaaaattgatcgTGTACCTAATTCTGAAGCAGGCACTCTGATATAAAAGTCTTGTCCCCATTGAGAGAATCTCCCTAAGTCAACAAGAGTATTAAACCAAAGTAGACAGCCACTTCCTCCGTCACGGATGTCTAAATTTGCATATGCTGCACAAGAACCGTTTTTAAGACATGACTTCTGACATTCATCAAGGTTCATGGTCTTATTATACCACGATGAAGACGTGTCTGGCAATTTTATGCGTGAGTACTTCAAGAAGCCATCTGTATCACTATTTTTGCTATTTGGTTTATTCCCTGGAACACAACCATCTGACCAAATTGATTTATTCCAATGATAAGGAGACTAGGGAACATAACCTCTCAGACATTCACAAGTTGGAATGTTACCCATCAATATTACATATTGAATTTCCACCACAATAGGCATAAATATCACATAGATCTTTCTCCCCATTTGAGATGACTTGTCGGGTGCTTGTTTGAGTTGTCCAATAGAAATTCATCCCATTGCCTGAAGGGGGAAGCGTAGATACACTGAAGATCGATCTGTTGATAATCTCGTACTCATAATACACTTCTTTTTCATTGAACACGAATTTGTGTAACAATAGATGAGTTGCAGCTGGATATCTAACTGTTGACAAGCCATTCCACGACCCAGCTCTGAGTTTTATATCAGATCCCTTGAATTCAATTATTTGAGGATACCCTCTAAGATCAATTCTTATAACATATTCTCCTTCAGCAGGATCATCAACACTTTTCCAAGACCTTACAGTGCTTTCTAGACCAGTCTCCAAGTTCCATCCGAGTTTCATTCCTTCCAACAATGTGTCACCTGGATAATCAAAACTCTGCCACAAGATGCTgtctttgttagttttctgtCCATTTTTCACTACAAAATTTCCCGAATCCAAAAGATTAGCAATTGGATTATTGACTGCTTTGCCTGATATGTTGGATGACCAAATGGGGTTGTTTGTATCATCGAGAAGCTCAAGAATGCCTTTCTCATTGAGTTTCAGAACTCCTGATTTATTCTGAAGAGGTATATTTCGGTTAGCCACCCACACCACTGTTAAAGGGGATTCATTTCTGTACCATATGCCCAAGTACCGTCTTGTTGAACTTCCGGGACTGAAGAAACCCGCTTCAATTATTCCAGCTGCTGAAACCAAAGTCTCGCCATCTCGGATAGATTGACTCACTGCTAAACTGTCTAGTGAAGTGCAAGTTGTAGACATGTAGGAGAATAAGAAGAAccaaataaataacatattgtGATGTTTTGAATGCAATGACTTCTTAATTACTGATGCTCACTTAACTTTTTTGCCTCTCCCACTAAAGAACGTTGAGGAAGGTGAGTTTCTGTGAGAGTAAGAAATTATGCAGAGGATAACCATTACATAGAATTAGGATGAACTCAATTAGAGAAGACTGAAGACCGGTAAGTCAATGACAGAGTCTACTAGGATTAATTGCCACGAAATATATATGTACTTCCAATACCTATTAGTCTTCCATTACATAAATTCTTGCAGCACTTGATAACGAAGTGCCGtgttttaaaagttgtaatacttttttattttcattttgagaaaaaatatattgatgttaTAAGCACTATAAGAGGCAAAACATTATTACGTTAATCACagttacttaaaaataaaaaaatatattaaagtattcataataaaatataatcttaaattatttttaattaataacattatcTTAAACTACTTAATCAGTTGAATATCTGAATATtatgtttatataataattgcctGAGTTTCCTCACTTGTATACATggcacattttattttattttatcaattcatgcctttattttttcttatacaaaCGTTAACGAAGATTTGATCTCTTTGGTCACACTCACTTAACTAACTTGGCAATCCTTCTAGGTTGCTTGCATGCGTCTCCATTAAAAACGGAGCATGTTCTAGGTTTGGTTTGTAGAAATGGAGATGAAAAGAAACTAAACACAATCTTGTCCATGTCAGAATCCGGAAAACTCTGCAGCAAACGTACACCACATATGCTTGatcagaattaattaaattcatttatgttgtggtatattgttatttttaattaatgaaaaagaaaatatataaattcaaaaatagaATCAAAGATACTGAAAATGATAGTTTGAAAAAAGAtaagttatattaaattatttcgtTGATATTTAAAGAATAAGATGATATATCATATTCATATTTAAagcttatttgaattttgacaaTATGTGTACACATAAATAAAAAGAGGGGGGacatttacataaataaatgcATATATTATACCCCTATCCATTGAAAGATGAATATTATGGTGCCCTCCTCTTTTAGGTCAAAATATACTGCTCTTAAAGTGATACACTAACAAATTAGttctaaatgataaaaattcaaatttagttaTTGAATGCCCAAAAAGTGTAAAAACGTAATCCTCTGGACAGTTTAATGACAAATTGGTACTTGGACTTTATAATTCAATGTCAAATTGGTCTTCGAAAAGTACAACTTATTATCAAACTACATTTAATAAGCAAAGTAATATAAGCAAAAGTCTTATATCAAGTCATGTTTATTTTAGAATAGTGTTGAAATTTCTAACCTGATGCATAACATGAATAgtgttaaaacatttttttttgtttttttgttaatcttCATCATTGTGCTCTCCACTTCCTTCTAGTTTTGTTGATGTTCATCCATCATTtttaaacttcatttataatataaacatgACATTAAGTATATTTTGTCAAACCATCTAAATCCACTAAACGATCCATGCACAAACTGACTATGCACCATGCTTATCTAGGAAC
Above is a window of Glycine soja cultivar W05 chromosome 12, ASM419377v2, whole genome shotgun sequence DNA encoding:
- the LOC114380237 gene encoding probable serine/threonine-protein kinase WNK2, whose translation is CRYRAFDELEGIEVAWNQVKVANLLRNFDDLERLYSEVHLLKTLKHKNIIKFYNSWVDTKNENINFITEIFTSGTLRQYRKKHKHVDLRAVKKWSRQILEGLLYLHSHNLLVIHRDLKCDNIFVNGNQGEVKIGDLGLEAILQQANSAHSVIGTPEFMAPELYEEEYNEFVDIYAFGMCLLELVTVEYPYIECTNAAQIYKKVTSLKEWLHNLGIVDQTVMVQDDEEPDDGAVPSP